GGTGTTTCTTCGTTACCCGCGCGGGAGAAGCCGTGGCCACGGCCTGCGCCTTTGACATCCAGCCCGACGGCGTCAACGCCGCGCAGGTACACATGGTATGCGCGAAACCCGCCCACCGCAGGCGGGGACTGGGCCGCCTCGTAACCCTGGCCGTGCTCCATTACATGCGGGAGCATGGCTACTCGGCCGCCTTTCTGGGTACGGACGATTTCCGCGTGCCGGCCGTCAAGACCTATCTCGGGCTGGGATTCGTACCCGACTATATCGAGGACAGCCACCGGACGCGATGGTCCGCCATCTTCGCGAAAATCGGGGAACGGCCGTCCTGAACCTGCGGCGGTTATACTGCCGTGCACAAACCACCACCTTCGATACGGAAGTTCCATATGCAACGTATATTTCGCCGCGCAACGCATACCGCGAGCATCGCGGCCCTTGTCGTCCTGGCCGTCACGGCGCGGACGGGCCCGGCCAACGCGCAGGATGAGGAAGTCGTGGACGTGCCCCCCGTCGTCATCACCGGGATCGGCATCCTTGGCGGTTTCCCGACGGGCGAGTTCGGTGAAAACGTCAAGAACCCGGGCATCGGCCTGTCCGGATTCGCGGGCTATATGATCCCCCGGACACCCGCCGTGATCGGCCTGGACCTGGGCTACATGATCTACGGCCACGAGCGGCGCACCGAGCAGTTCAGCCTGACGATACCCGACGTCCTCGTCGACGTGGTCACCGAGAACAACATCTTTTCGATGAACGCCTTTCTACGCCTGCAGACCAAGTCCGACCCGCTGCGTTTCTACGTAGAAGGCGTCGTGGGCTTCCACTACCTGTTCACCAGCACGACGATCGAGGAGCTCTTCGGGTTCAGCGGCGAGGATATCGCCAGTTCCACGAATCTCGATGATTTCGCCTTTACCAAGGGCGTGGGCGGCGGGTTGCTGATCGAACTGTGGAGAGGCGGCGAAGACCGGACGCCGCAGAACCGTTCCCTGCGGACTGTGTCCCTGGATTTTCGGATGCGCTACCATGACGGCTCCCAGGCCGACTATCTGAAACGGGGCGACATCGTCCGCAGGGCGGGCACGGCCGAACTCAACATAACCAAGTCGACCACCGATCTCATCACAGCCCATCTCGGAATAGCGTTGGACTTCTAGCGAATGGGTCCCGGCGCACCGCGTTCAAGGGCTGACCGGCGTCAGGCACTGCATTTCATAAAAGGCGGCTTGCCAGACGATTCCAGCCGCGCCGGTCATCATCTCATATCCGGAGGCTTAAGGATGAACCAGGACGATTTCGTAATCGAAAGTATTCCCGAAACGGCGTGGCAGGTGTCCCGCCGGACATTTATGAAGCGGCTGGCTGGCGGCATCGCCGCGGGCGGCGCCCTGGCCTGCGGTTCATCCGCATCCGCCTCGCCTCCCCAGGATCTGGACACGGCGGTCTCCGGCAACGACCCGAACGACGAGCGGTACTGGCACGCGGTCCGCAGCCAGTTCCTCCTCAGGGAAAACCTGGCGCTGATGAACGCCGCGAATCTGTGTCCCTCGCCCTATCCGGTGATGGAATCGGTTTTCAAGTATACCCGGGACCTGGACTACGACGCGTCCTTTCAAAACCGGACCAAGTACCGCCAGATCAGGGAAGACACACGCGGGAAGATGGCCCGTCTCCTGGGCGCCCACCCCGACGAGATCGCGCTGGTGCGGAACACGAGCGAGGCAAACAACGTCATCAGCACCGGCTTTCACCTCGGGACGGGCGACGAAGTGCTGTTGTCCGATCTGAACCACCCCTCGAACAACCAGGCGTGGCAGGTCAAGGCCCGGCGGTTCGGCTTCAAGCTCAACTACGTGTCGGTTCCGGTGGTACCGCAGAGCGAGGACGAGATCGTCGATGCCTTCGAACGGGCCTACACGCCGGCGACTAAAGTCATGTCCTTCACCCACGTATCCAACCGTACCGGGCTGACCATGCCGGCCGGAAGGCTGTGCGCGGCGGCGCGGGCCCGCGGCGTGTTCTCCCTGGTCGACGGGGCCCAGAGTTTCGGCGCCCTGGAGATCGATCTCGCCGGCATGGGCTGCGACGCCTACTCGGGCAGCGCGCACAAGTGGTTCATGGGCCCGAAGGAGGTCGGCGTGCTCTACGTCCGCAAGGACAGCCAGGGTGCCGTCTGGCCCAGCATCGTGAGCGCGGGCTGGCGGGACGAGGTGGAGGAGAGCGCACGCAAGTACGAGGTTCTCGGACAGCGGGACGACGCGGCGCTGACGGCCACGGGACGGGGCGTCGAATTCCACGAGAAGATCGGGCCCGCCCGCGTGGAGGCCCGCATGCGCCAGGTGGCCACGGCCATCAAGGACGGTCTTTCCGATCTGCCGGGCGTAGAGCTTTCCACGTCCATGGACCCCGCGCTTTCCGCCGGCGTCGTCATCTTCAAGCCGGGCGAGCTCGATCCGCGCAAAGTCTTCGACAAGCTCTACAGTACGTACCATATCGCCGGCGCGGGCATGGGACCCAACGTCCGGCTTTCCCCCCATATCTACAACACGCTCGACGAGGCGGACCGCGCCGTCGCAGCGGTCGCGGAGATACTGAGGGACGGAGTCTGAGCCTTCCCGCCGGCGCAGGTCCACCGCCTGACGGGCCCATGTCAAAGCGAAACGCCGCCGTCATACTCTACGCCGCGCTGCTCATCGCGGGCGTGCTGCAGGTATTCCAGTCGATCGTCATTGCCCATTTCTTCGACCCGGAATACCTGGCGCCCTACCGCTACGGCATCCTGGCGGCCGGATTCGCCTACCTGTTCGCCACCGGGCTGATCGAGAGCGTCTTCTTCTTCATATCGGGGAAATACGCCCCGGACGCCCGCCGGTACGCAGGGAACACCCTGATCAGCTGCGCGCTGATCTTCCTGGCCCTCCTCCTGTTGTTCCATCTCCTTCTCAAACCCTACGTACTCATCCGCACGGAACTGGGACCCTATCTTCGGGAAATCGGCGTTTACCTCCTTATCGTGCTGTTCCTGTTCGTCAACATGACCGTCCACAACGCCCTGGTCGGCCGCGATCACGCGGCCGTCGCGAGCGGGCTGCGCGTGTTTCAATACCTCCTGCGCATCCTGGCCATCGCCGCCGCGCTGTTCTCGGGCCTGATTGCGTCCATCTACGAACTCATCCTGCTGATCGTAATCCTGGAGGCCTTCCAGTCCCTGCTCTATGTACTTGTCCTGCTCAACACGAAGCTGCTGTCCTTCCGGCTGCGGGGCATCGAGGCCGGGGCCCAGTACCGCTACGCCCTCGGACTGGGCATCGCGGGATTCATTCCCTTCATCAACGCGAGCCTGGACAAGATCATGATCAGCGCCTTCCTGGGCGCCTCCAGTTTCGCGATCTTCAGCGTGTCGGCCATCGAACTGCCCATCGCCGGCATCCTCATCAGCGTGTTCGGGTCAGTGCTCTTCTCCACTTACGTGGGATACGCCGAAGGCGGCGATCATTCGTCCATGGCGGCGCTGTGGCGCAAGTGCACCACTTACGGCATGATCGCCATCGTACCCACGGGGGTCTTCGTCTTTCTCTTCTCCGACGCGCTGTACCGGCTCATCCTTCCGGACGCCTACTTCGAAGGCCACCGGGTCCTGGGCATCTACGCCCTGCTCCTGCTGCTCCGCTTCAACAGCCCGGACGTGCTCGCCCGGGCCCTCAACCGGAACGCGATCATCGTCCAGGCCGCTACGGCTACGCTGATCGTCAGCGTCGCGGGCAACCTGGTCTTCATCAATACATTCGGCCTGTGGGGCGCGGCCCTGGCCACCCTGTGCGGGACCGCCGCGGGATGGATCTACTACCTGGCCCGCTACGCCCGGCTGCTCGACACCACCATGGGACGGCTCTTTCCCTGGAAACCCTATGTCCGGCTGATCGCCATTTCAGCGGTCTTCTTCGGCGCGGCCAGGTGGACCTTCGACCGGATCGAGGTCAGTATCGCCCTGGCCATCCTCGGCGCCGCGGCGTACTCCCTCTACGCGTTCTCCTTGTTGGAGAAACCGGAGAAGGAGTACGTCCGGGGTTTGGTGAGGAAGATGGGCGTTCCGATCCGGTCACCGGACCGAACCTGATATATGCGTACATCTCTTCCTCACGTAACGATCGTCATACTCAACTGGAACCGGGAAGCGGATACGCTGGAGTGCCTGGAATCCCTGGCGCGACTGGATTATCCTTCCTTTTCGATCGTAGTCGTGGACAATGGTTCGACCGATGGATCGCCGGATGTCATCGAGCGGTGGGGGCGTGAGAACCTGCCTTTGGCGCTGATTCGCAACGCCGAAAACAGGGGATTCGTCCGCGGCAGCAACCAGGGTGTGCGCCACGCGCTGGCGAACGGTACCGATTACGCGTTCCTGCTGAATAACGACACGGTCGCGGAGCCCGACGCGCTTTCGTTACTTGTCGCTGCGGCGGAACGATCCGATGATATCGGCATGGTGGGTCCTAAGATATACCAGTACGGAAAGGACAACATGCTCGACTCGGCAGGTACGCGAACGATACCCTGGCTGGCGCAGGGGTTTCTTCTGGGTCACGGAGAAGAAGACCACGGCCGGTATGACAACCCACGCGATATGCCCTATGTCACGGGAACCGCGCTCCTCGTCAAGCGCACCGTTCTGGAAAAGGTCGGACCGATGGACGAGGACTATTTTTGCTATTTCGATGACTTCGACTGGGGACTGAGGGCGCGGAAAGCCGGTTTCAGGCTGC
This Gemmatimonadota bacterium DNA region includes the following protein-coding sequences:
- a CDS encoding GNAT family N-acetyltransferase produces the protein MPEQQLRMVRPDLEHLPEIGVPMEYALRTYRPGDEAVWCEIMNTGIGTDWTAKKCRRELTEREPFMADGCFFVTRAGEAVATACAFDIQPDGVNAAQVHMVCAKPAHRRRGLGRLVTLAVLHYMREHGYSAAFLGTDDFRVPAVKTYLGLGFVPDYIEDSHRTRWSAIFAKIGERPS
- a CDS encoding aminotransferase class V-fold PLP-dependent enzyme — translated: MNQDDFVIESIPETAWQVSRRTFMKRLAGGIAAGGALACGSSASASPPQDLDTAVSGNDPNDERYWHAVRSQFLLRENLALMNAANLCPSPYPVMESVFKYTRDLDYDASFQNRTKYRQIREDTRGKMARLLGAHPDEIALVRNTSEANNVISTGFHLGTGDEVLLSDLNHPSNNQAWQVKARRFGFKLNYVSVPVVPQSEDEIVDAFERAYTPATKVMSFTHVSNRTGLTMPAGRLCAAARARGVFSLVDGAQSFGALEIDLAGMGCDAYSGSAHKWFMGPKEVGVLYVRKDSQGAVWPSIVSAGWRDEVEESARKYEVLGQRDDAALTATGRGVEFHEKIGPARVEARMRQVATAIKDGLSDLPGVELSTSMDPALSAGVVIFKPGELDPRKVFDKLYSTYHIAGAGMGPNVRLSPHIYNTLDEADRAVAAVAEILRDGV
- a CDS encoding polysaccharide biosynthesis C-terminal domain-containing protein codes for the protein MSKRNAAVILYAALLIAGVLQVFQSIVIAHFFDPEYLAPYRYGILAAGFAYLFATGLIESVFFFISGKYAPDARRYAGNTLISCALIFLALLLLFHLLLKPYVLIRTELGPYLREIGVYLLIVLFLFVNMTVHNALVGRDHAAVASGLRVFQYLLRILAIAAALFSGLIASIYELILLIVILEAFQSLLYVLVLLNTKLLSFRLRGIEAGAQYRYALGLGIAGFIPFINASLDKIMISAFLGASSFAIFSVSAIELPIAGILISVFGSVLFSTYVGYAEGGDHSSMAALWRKCTTYGMIAIVPTGVFVFLFSDALYRLILPDAYFEGHRVLGIYALLLLLRFNSPDVLARALNRNAIIVQAATATLIVSVAGNLVFINTFGLWGAALATLCGTAAGWIYYLARYARLLDTTMGRLFPWKPYVRLIAISAVFFGAARWTFDRIEVSIALAILGAAAYSLYAFSLLEKPEKEYVRGLVRKMGVPIRSPDRT
- a CDS encoding glycosyltransferase family 2 protein; amino-acid sequence: MRTSLPHVTIVILNWNREADTLECLESLARLDYPSFSIVVVDNGSTDGSPDVIERWGRENLPLALIRNAENRGFVRGSNQGVRHALANGTDYAFLLNNDTVAEPDALSLLVAAAERSDDIGMVGPKIYQYGKDNMLDSAGTRTIPWLAQGFLLGHGEEDHGRYDNPRDMPYVTGTALLVKRTVLEKVGPMDEDYFCYFDDFDWGLRARKAGFRLLLEPKAVVRHKGSRTAGFNSPFYIHHMVRSRILFARKHVSFPAFLFAFLPYLFLYRYLRPAAILIFRRRWGHLRALHRGIREGLKFPTN